One window of Hujiaoplasma nucleasis genomic DNA carries:
- a CDS encoding O-methyltransferase: MINAYLKSLNQPLVHPMVDLMKKQALNDHVPIITDEGIRFLIQLLKIKNAKKVLEIGTAIGYSSILMALFTHVDITTIERDEKLFKIAEENINKANLQKKIKVILADAHDVSINDQDYDLLFIDAAKASYIDFFEKFSKNVSTGGVIVTDNLLFRGLVASPQGIESKNRLQLVKKINKFNEYIIKQEDYDTYIYPIGDGMSISIKK, translated from the coding sequence ATGATTAACGCTTATTTAAAATCATTAAATCAACCATTGGTACATCCAATGGTTGACCTTATGAAAAAGCAAGCTTTAAATGATCATGTTCCCATCATTACAGATGAAGGTATTCGTTTTCTCATTCAATTATTAAAAATTAAAAATGCAAAAAAAGTGCTTGAGATAGGAACTGCTATAGGCTATAGTTCTATTCTTATGGCACTTTTTACCCATGTGGATATTACGACAATTGAAAGAGATGAAAAACTTTTTAAAATAGCAGAAGAAAATATTAATAAAGCAAATTTACAAAAAAAGATTAAAGTAATTTTGGCTGATGCCCATGATGTAAGTATAAATGATCAGGATTATGATTTGCTTTTTATTGATGCTGCGAAAGCTTCGTATATTGATTTTTTTGAAAAGTTTTCAAAAAATGTATCGACTGGTGGTGTCATCGTTACAGATAACCTTTTGTTTAGAGGTTTGGTTGCTAGTCCACAGGGTATTGAAAGTAAAAATCGATTACAATTAGTTAAGAAGATTAATAAGTTTAACGAATATATTATTAAGCAAGAAGATTATGATACTTATATTTATCCAATTGGTGATGGTATGAGCATATCTATTAAGAAATAG
- a CDS encoding peptidase U32 family protein: MKLVVRIKNQEEIRHLTEIGADVFLLDTDNFTTKAIFALGINEMKSIVQYIKSLNKEVYVLINKMIHEPDILRLKSYLSYLKELEVDAIVINDFSVYVIAKEIELDHLIIYQPGTMNTNSFDVTYLKNRIKGMTLSKEITLDEIQVMIESSKDIEFSIIGHGYIDMFYSKRKLITHYLTHKDLSGPLVKGNQGFVLEEKTRENMFYPIYEDEIGTHIFRDKKLESFKEIQMIKDKISDFFIERIFMDDQEYYHAVKAYLNQESVESFLKQYGASYNKGFYYTPTEKRKGEIHEN, encoded by the coding sequence TTGAAATTAGTTGTTAGGATAAAAAATCAAGAAGAAATTAGACATTTGACTGAAATTGGTGCAGATGTTTTTTTGCTTGATACTGATAATTTCACAACTAAAGCTATTTTTGCACTTGGCATAAATGAAATGAAGTCAATAGTTCAGTACATAAAATCTCTCAATAAGGAAGTTTATGTTTTAATCAATAAAATGATTCATGAACCTGATATTTTAAGACTTAAGTCTTATTTGTCTTATTTGAAGGAACTTGAAGTGGATGCTATTGTTATCAATGATTTTTCAGTGTATGTCATAGCCAAAGAAATTGAATTGGATCATTTGATTATATATCAACCAGGTACTATGAATACCAATAGTTTTGATGTGACTTATTTAAAAAATAGAATTAAGGGTATGACTCTCTCAAAGGAGATTACCCTTGATGAAATTCAGGTAATGATAGAATCAAGTAAGGACATTGAATTTTCTATTATTGGACATGGTTATATTGATATGTTCTATTCCAAAAGAAAATTAATTACTCATTATTTAACTCACAAGGATTTATCGGGTCCTTTAGTCAAAGGTAATCAAGGTTTTGTTCTTGAAGAAAAAACTAGAGAAAATATGTTCTATCCTATATATGAAGATGAAATAGGAACACATATTTTTAGGGATAAAAAGCTGGAATCTTTTAAAGAAATTCAAATGATTAAAGATAAAATAAGCGATTTTTTTATTGAAAGAATTTTTATGGATGATCAGGAATACTATCATGCTGTTAAAGCTTATTTAAATCAAGAATCTGTTGAGAGTTTCTTAAAGCAATATGGGGCTTCATACAATAAAGGTTTTTATTACACCCCTACTGAAAAAAGAAAGGGTGAAATTCATGAAAACTGA
- a CDS encoding peptidase U32 family protein, with protein MKTELLAPAGDLQKAKIALLYGADAVYIGGKQFSLRARASNFDVSMIKELVDYAHQIEKKVYVTMNMVFHDEDVEGLDQYLKALDQIGVDAIICSNMIVIEKAKELTNLEIHLSTQFSLTNSSLANYFFQEGVQRVVLSREASLEEIKEIQNKSKAELEVFIHGGMCVSYSGRCTLSNYTVLRDANRGGCAHTCRWLYNLYDHGRLISEDFDYQMSSKDLEATNYIKDLLDIGVASLKVEGRMKSIHYIATVINAYRMLIDDYHKSCLRPIEQYQLEIQKAENRLTSYGFFEGETSTEQQLYNARSEIPTKEFVALVKEYNEDKKELIIQQRNYFEPGDSLEILMPDKTIIQLKVREIFDEDNLKLDAARHPLQTIKLRCLIRVKKNSMVRKILV; from the coding sequence ATGAAAACTGAGTTGTTGGCACCGGCAGGAGATTTACAAAAAGCAAAAATAGCCTTATTATATGGCGCTGATGCTGTATATATAGGAGGCAAACAATTTTCATTAAGAGCTAGAGCTTCTAATTTTGATGTATCTATGATAAAAGAATTGGTCGATTATGCTCATCAAATAGAAAAAAAAGTTTATGTTACCATGAATATGGTATTTCACGATGAAGATGTAGAGGGGTTAGATCAGTATTTAAAAGCACTAGATCAAATAGGAGTAGATGCTATCATTTGTTCAAATATGATTGTTATTGAAAAGGCAAAAGAGTTAACTAATTTAGAAATTCATTTATCAACTCAGTTTTCATTAACAAACTCATCTTTAGCAAACTATTTTTTCCAAGAAGGTGTACAAAGGGTTGTTTTATCAAGAGAAGCATCTTTAGAAGAAATAAAGGAAATTCAAAATAAATCTAAAGCTGAGTTGGAAGTCTTTATTCATGGTGGTATGTGTGTATCATATTCTGGAAGATGTACATTATCAAATTATACAGTACTAAGAGATGCCAATCGCGGAGGATGTGCTCATACTTGTAGGTGGTTGTATAACTTGTACGATCATGGCAGATTGATATCTGAGGATTTTGATTACCAAATGTCTTCAAAAGATTTAGAAGCAACAAATTATATTAAAGACTTATTAGATATAGGTGTAGCATCCTTAAAGGTTGAAGGTAGGATGAAATCAATTCACTATATAGCCACAGTTATAAATGCTTATCGCATGTTGATAGATGACTACCATAAGTCTTGTTTAAGACCTATAGAACAATATCAATTAGAAATTCAAAAAGCAGAAAATAGACTGACTTCGTACGGCTTTTTTGAAGGAGAAACAAGCACAGAACAGCAATTATATAATGCTAGAAGTGAAATACCTACTAAAGAGTTTGTAGCTTTAGTTAAAGAATATAATGAGGATAAGAAAGAACTGATTATTCAACAAAGGAATTATTTTGAACCAGGTGATAGTCTTGAAATATTAATGCCTGATAAAACAATTATTCAATTAAAAGTAAGAGAAATTTTTGATGAAGATAATCTAAAATTGGATGCAGCTAGACATCCATTACAAACCATCAAATTAAGATGTCTTATTCGTGTTAAAAAGAATAGTATGGTCAGAAAAATTTTAGTTTAG
- the greA gene encoding transcription elongation factor GreA, which translates to MENKFKLTQAGFEQHQKELEELKGPIREKNLQDLQEARAQGDLSENADYDAARDEQARIEARIKEIENILKNAVIINENSRSKSISVGKQITVKFIKQNVEKKLKLVGPVEANPLSNQISDESPLGKALIGQKKGQIIHYKAETGKEITVEILDVK; encoded by the coding sequence ATGGAAAATAAATTTAAATTAACCCAAGCTGGGTTTGAACAACACCAAAAAGAATTAGAAGAACTTAAGGGTCCTATTAGAGAAAAAAACTTGCAAGATTTACAAGAAGCAAGAGCTCAAGGTGACTTATCTGAGAATGCTGATTACGATGCAGCTAGAGATGAGCAAGCAAGAATAGAAGCTCGTATCAAAGAAATTGAGAATATTTTAAAAAATGCTGTAATTATTAACGAAAACAGCCGATCAAAATCTATTTCTGTGGGGAAACAAATCACAGTTAAATTTATAAAACAAAACGTTGAAAAAAAATTAAAATTAGTTGGACCTGTTGAAGCTAACCCATTAAGCAATCAAATCTCTGATGAATCACCATTGGGTAAAGCACTTATTGGACAAAAGAAAGGTCAAATTATTCATTATAAAGCTGAAACCGGTAAAGAAATAACTGTTGAAATATTAGATGTTAAATAG
- a CDS encoding 5'-methylthioadenosine/adenosylhomocysteine nucleosidase, with protein sequence MIGIIGALDIELNFLFENMVIARTELIADKTFYLGHIKNQEVVVSKSDIGKVNASITATIMASYFKVKLIINTGIAGGLHPAQVGDIILANGLSYFDASTTAIDDAPHGQLGDDPLIVKTDKAYLHKAINVFNKLAYDYKIGHIVSGDKFVTKIRTLDKISKNVTNILACEMEGMAIAITAYKFNIPFISIRGISDVVEDKGQTLSYKKIAHEIAKKSSQFVLSFLGVLNESNKA encoded by the coding sequence GTGATAGGAATCATAGGCGCATTAGATATTGAATTAAACTTTCTATTTGAAAATATGGTTATCGCAAGGACAGAATTGATTGCCGATAAGACTTTTTATTTAGGACATATAAAAAACCAAGAAGTTGTTGTCTCTAAATCTGATATTGGTAAAGTGAATGCAAGCATCACTGCGACCATTATGGCAAGTTATTTCAAAGTAAAATTGATTATTAACACAGGTATAGCTGGTGGTTTGCATCCTGCTCAAGTAGGAGATATTATATTGGCTAATGGCTTGTCGTATTTCGATGCTTCAACCACAGCGATTGATGATGCTCCTCATGGCCAATTAGGGGATGATCCTTTAATAGTCAAGACTGATAAAGCTTATTTGCATAAAGCCATTAATGTTTTTAATAAACTAGCATATGATTATAAGATTGGACATATTGTTTCTGGAGATAAATTTGTAACCAAGATAAGAACATTAGATAAGATTAGTAAGAATGTTACTAATATTTTAGCCTGCGAAATGGAAGGTATGGCCATAGCCATAACTGCTTATAAATTTAATATTCCTTTTATTTCAATTAGAGGTATTTCTGATGTGGTTGAAGATAAAGGACAAACCCTATCTTATAAAAAAATAGCTCATGAAATTGCTAAAAAAAGTTCTCAATTTGTTCTATCTTTTTTAGGAGTGTTAAATGAATCAAATAAAGCTTGA
- a CDS encoding M48 family metallopeptidase yields the protein MNQIKLDNYVFNYQVFFNKIKHVYLRIEKDYIKVTCHPSFSQDQIEAFLYKHKRWIINRLSIEKKDIYNLKSFSLWGQEYKVRVNKNISRSIYLFDSHINIKSDTIDGKVIEHFYRNETLKEIKQIIEDNKELLKQYFNIDQLTFKAQLMKSRLGSCITQKKIIKLNSILARLDKKYLKLVLFHELVHLSVQNHSKNFHDLLEVLYKNHRLATRQLNHEIKKYKM from the coding sequence ATGAATCAAATAAAGCTTGATAATTATGTTTTTAATTATCAAGTTTTTTTCAATAAGATAAAACATGTATATTTAAGAATAGAAAAAGACTATATTAAAGTCACTTGTCATCCTAGCTTTAGTCAAGATCAAATAGAGGCTTTCTTATATAAGCATAAACGATGGATTATCAATCGATTAAGCATAGAAAAAAAAGATATCTATAATTTGAAGTCTTTCTCTTTATGGGGTCAAGAGTATAAAGTAAGAGTAAATAAAAATATTTCTCGCTCTATTTATCTTTTTGATAGCCATATCAATATTAAATCTGATACTATTGATGGAAAAGTAATTGAACATTTCTATAGAAATGAAACTTTAAAAGAAATAAAACAGATTATTGAAGATAATAAGGAATTATTGAAGCAGTACTTCAATATAGACCAGCTTACTTTTAAAGCTCAATTAATGAAATCAAGGCTTGGAAGTTGCATTACGCAAAAGAAAATCATCAAACTAAATTCCATACTGGCAAGATTAGATAAGAAATATCTAAAACTAGTCTTATTTCATGAGTTAGTTCATTTAAGTGTCCAAAATCATTCTAAAAATTTTCATGATTTACTTGAGGTTTTATATAAGAATCATCGTCTTGCCACTCGTCAATTAAATCATGAAATTAAAAAGTATAAAATGTAA
- a CDS encoding YqeG family HAD IIIA-type phosphatase, producing MIEIFLKKKFFYPNEYQKTVFDIDFNKLKSKGIQHILIDLDNTLIPYDEHLPNTRIEELVNQVKSLGLTMTIISNNKEKRVQAFSKAIQLDYVNSSKKPLKYGFKKALKKLSYPSVSTVCLIGDQFMTDVFGGNRMGFYTIVVDAIKRKTEKWYTKLNRKLENKVLLRLKKTDPDFYDLMNLAEKR from the coding sequence ATGATCGAAATTTTTCTGAAAAAGAAATTCTTTTACCCAAATGAATACCAGAAAACCGTTTTTGATATAGATTTTAATAAGTTAAAATCCAAGGGTATACAACATATATTAATTGATTTAGATAATACGCTTATCCCCTATGATGAGCATTTACCGAACACAAGAATAGAAGAATTAGTAAATCAAGTTAAGTCTTTAGGATTGACAATGACAATTATTTCTAATAATAAAGAGAAGCGAGTTCAAGCATTTTCTAAAGCCATTCAATTGGATTATGTAAATAGCTCAAAAAAACCATTAAAATATGGTTTCAAAAAAGCTTTAAAAAAACTTTCTTATCCTTCAGTAAGCACAGTTTGTTTGATTGGAGATCAATTCATGACAGATGTGTTTGGGGGTAATCGAATGGGCTTTTACACGATTGTTGTCGATGCAATAAAAAGAAAAACTGAAAAATGGTATACCAAGCTTAATAGAAAATTAGAGAATAAAGTTCTTTTAAGGTTAAAAAAGACTGATCCTGATTTTTATGATTTGATGAATTTAGCGGAGAAGAGGTAG
- the yqeH gene encoding ribosome biogenesis GTPase YqeH, translating into MSQDAYCNGCGSKIQSTDKTKPGFISEDLLKEKSSDELICQRCFRIKNYSETFPYEVSNQDFLQVIDKIRNEDALIVKIVDIFDFSGSFVPAIKTLTEKKDFILVGNKVDLLPKNVKHKKILSWLKIMLRNQGFDVLDSVLVSAKYGDNFDELMRLIYKYKGNRNVYIVGSSNVGKSKIINQILKRYLGAASDIVTESLSPQTTLGLIGFNLLDGSIIYDTPGVVNKHQYMHYLSRQSYKATYPQKEVKPLVFQLNEEQTLFFGGLARLDIISGETCDIINVVTYFSNRLNIHRTKTDRANKLYKDKLYSLLSPPVSSEEELPRWVFHEFRIRDNQKYDIVFSGLGFVTLRAPFHVKAYAPFVVGVYTRLAII; encoded by the coding sequence ATGAGTCAAGATGCATATTGTAATGGCTGTGGTTCAAAAATACAAAGCACAGACAAAACCAAACCTGGATTTATTAGTGAAGATTTATTAAAAGAGAAATCATCAGATGAACTAATATGTCAAAGATGTTTTAGAATTAAGAATTATTCTGAAACATTTCCTTATGAGGTATCAAACCAAGATTTTTTGCAAGTAATAGATAAAATTAGAAACGAAGATGCATTAATTGTTAAAATTGTTGATATTTTTGATTTTTCAGGATCTTTCGTACCAGCAATTAAGACTTTAACTGAAAAAAAAGATTTTATATTAGTTGGAAACAAAGTAGACCTTTTACCAAAAAATGTAAAGCATAAAAAGATATTGAGTTGGCTAAAAATAATGTTGAGAAATCAAGGTTTTGATGTTTTAGATAGTGTACTTGTATCTGCTAAATATGGTGATAATTTTGACGAGTTAATGAGATTGATTTATAAGTATAAGGGTAATAGAAATGTTTATATTGTGGGTTCAAGTAATGTGGGTAAATCTAAAATTATTAATCAAATATTAAAAAGATATTTAGGTGCAGCATCTGACATAGTAACAGAATCATTATCCCCTCAAACAACTTTAGGTTTGATTGGTTTTAATCTTCTTGATGGTTCAATCATTTATGATACACCTGGAGTGGTTAATAAACATCAATATATGCATTATTTATCGAGACAGTCTTACAAGGCAACATATCCACAAAAAGAAGTAAAACCACTTGTTTTTCAGTTAAATGAAGAACAAACTTTATTCTTTGGTGGTTTGGCAAGATTAGACATTATTTCTGGTGAAACCTGTGATATTATAAATGTCGTAACTTATTTTTCAAATAGGTTAAATATTCATCGAACTAAGACTGATAGAGCAAACAAATTATATAAAGATAAATTATATTCTTTATTGTCTCCACCTGTTTCATCAGAAGAAGAATTACCTAGATGGGTCTTTCATGAGTTTAGAATTAGAGACAATCAAAAATATGATATCGTCTTTTCTGGTTTAGGCTTTGTGACATTAAGAGCACCTTTTCATGTTAAAGCTTATGCACCCTTTGTCGTGGGCGTATATACTAGGTTGGCCATTATATAA
- the yqeK gene encoding bis(5'-nucleosyl)-tetraphosphatase (symmetrical) YqeK: MKNLLDHIKDYLIHEFESDSYRLKHIFSVAEMAVKLANHYYIDVYKVEIAALLHDATKNDSIETIWSMAQEEFSLEELEKIPKGCLHAYSAVVLAKNNFNIQDKEILDAIKYHCHGRMGMSKVEQVIYLSDYLEETRDFVTDDFRQLAFQNLDLATARVVKETIDYLHKKKAYISEETYKLYDYYYIGGNE; encoded by the coding sequence ATGAAAAATTTATTAGACCATATAAAAGACTATCTAATTCATGAATTTGAAAGTGATTCCTATAGGCTAAAGCATATTTTTTCAGTTGCTGAAATGGCTGTTAAATTGGCTAATCATTATTATATAGATGTTTATAAAGTAGAAATAGCTGCTTTATTACATGATGCTACAAAAAATGATTCAATTGAGACTATTTGGTCAATGGCACAAGAGGAATTTTCATTAGAAGAATTAGAGAAGATTCCTAAAGGCTGTTTGCATGCATATTCGGCTGTTGTTTTAGCTAAAAATAATTTTAATATCCAAGATAAAGAAATTTTAGATGCAATAAAATACCATTGTCATGGTAGAATGGGTATGTCAAAGGTAGAGCAAGTAATTTATTTAAGTGATTACCTTGAAGAGACAAGAGATTTTGTCACAGATGATTTTAGGCAACTTGCTTTTCAAAATCTTGATCTTGCAACGGCTAGAGTTGTAAAAGAAACCATTGATTATTTGCATAAGAAAAAAGCATATATATCTGAAGAAACATACAAATTGTATGACTATTATTATATTGGAGGAAATGAATGA
- the rsfS gene encoding ribosome silencing factor gives MSKKLQKVVDALLDLKLFDVLVYDFKDVSPFFDYQIIASASNERQAHSSIEFVKKALDNLDNYHVESDPASRWVLIDLQDIIIHVFHKDTRNDYQIEKLFYDRKLISQEEIQNGV, from the coding sequence ATGAGTAAAAAATTACAAAAAGTAGTGGATGCCCTATTAGACTTAAAATTATTTGATGTTTTGGTTTATGATTTTAAAGATGTATCCCCTTTTTTTGATTATCAAATCATCGCATCAGCATCTAATGAAAGACAAGCTCATTCATCGATTGAATTTGTAAAAAAAGCTCTAGACAATCTAGATAATTACCATGTTGAAAGTGATCCTGCAAGTCGTTGGGTCCTAATAGATTTACAAGATATTATTATTCACGTCTTCCATAAAGATACAAGAAATGATTACCAAATTGAAAAGTTGTTTTACGATCGTAAGCTTATAAGTCAAGAGGAGATCCAAAATGGAGTATGA
- a CDS encoding class I SAM-dependent DNA methyltransferase yields MEYDYLASFYDAFIDQEVYEQYLDYINKYSGLGSVLDIGCGTGNLSLQLARIGYDVVATDLSESMLHIVTQRAENEDLKIEVGVYDMLDPIEFQFDLIIASMDVINHLSDLEDVEFGFTNIFNSLKENGVFIFDVLSVEFIDAFDGYEENDKDYQFHWHSEKGDKPHSIVHTIRVEHLDNPHEIQIYEQTHEYIEYEKILEKVGFKIVDSRSMPERKIYVVQKQEL; encoded by the coding sequence ATGGAGTATGATTATTTAGCAAGTTTTTATGATGCTTTTATTGATCAAGAAGTCTATGAGCAATATCTTGATTATATAAATAAATACTCAGGATTAGGATCTGTTTTAGATATAGGATGTGGAACGGGTAATTTATCTTTACAATTGGCTAGAATAGGATATGATGTAGTAGCCACAGATTTAAGTGAGAGTATGTTGCATATTGTAACTCAAAGAGCTGAAAATGAAGATTTAAAAATCGAAGTTGGAGTTTATGATATGTTAGATCCTATTGAATTTCAGTTTGATTTAATTATTGCTTCTATGGATGTGATTAATCATTTGTCTGATTTAGAAGATGTTGAATTTGGTTTTACGAATATATTTAATTCTCTTAAAGAAAATGGTGTATTTATTTTTGATGTTTTATCTGTAGAGTTTATAGATGCTTTTGATGGCTATGAAGAAAATGATAAAGACTATCAATTTCATTGGCATAGCGAGAAGGGTGATAAACCACACAGTATAGTTCATACCATTAGGGTTGAACACTTGGATAACCCCCATGAAATTCAAATATATGAACAAACTCATGAATATATAGAGTATGAAAAAATATTGGAAAAAGTCGGTTTTAAAATTGTTGATTCAAGATCAATGCCTGAAAGAAAAATATACGTTGTTCAAAAACAAGAACTCTAA
- a CDS encoding SLBB domain-containing protein, with the protein MKFLKNNMGFILIFLAILAFFAYNTIDLKDQEINPYPISTEDSIHRQIKVEVKGEVLQPGIYDCYDNDRVVDLINKAGGLTLAADTATINQSERVYDEMVIIVPRISSGHIPPEDIYRYIYVEIKGQVNEPGVYKIKENAILDDLILMSGGLTPFADIREVNLAEKLKHEKLYIIEKLVDQYIYVEVKGQVRNPGVYQMNQGDLLRDAIDEAGGLKEEAYTKELNLARLLVNNEFIYIYHLDDMLDEFAVEVKGQVKNPGVYYFKQETRVIDVIQSAGGFTDLSNYEKVNLSEIVEDEQVINIPMLKEATLFAVDIKGQVKYPGVYYLKEGSRIIDVIGMAGGFRPDADSSLVNLSEYVYDEQVIEISEVDNDKEYFYVELRGQVILPGIYSFLPGERLISIINRAGGLTAKADIDNMNLTRQLEDQEVIVVPSIYEEKIYVQVSGEVFNPGSYLVPRGIDMIDLLEIAGGLTVYADYEYIDFYQVFYSNSSVYIPSIPSTEVITEEVTTQIPDLPNNPSGKVNINLATREELQTLTGIGVILAERIIDYRMQHGFFENIEGIMSVSGIGTSIYENIKDHITV; encoded by the coding sequence ATGAAATTCTTAAAAAATAATATGGGTTTTATTTTAATATTTTTAGCAATTCTTGCTTTTTTTGCTTATAATACAATTGATTTAAAGGATCAAGAAATTAATCCTTATCCAATAAGCACTGAGGACTCAATTCATAGGCAAATTAAAGTAGAGGTTAAAGGAGAAGTGCTTCAACCAGGTATTTATGATTGTTACGATAATGATAGGGTAGTAGATTTGATTAATAAGGCAGGAGGACTTACTTTAGCAGCTGATACAGCCACAATCAATCAATCAGAAAGAGTTTATGATGAGATGGTTATTATTGTACCAAGGATATCTAGTGGTCATATCCCTCCTGAAGATATTTATCGCTATATATATGTTGAGATTAAAGGACAAGTGAATGAACCAGGAGTCTATAAAATTAAAGAAAATGCAATTTTAGATGATTTAATCTTGATGTCTGGGGGTTTAACACCCTTTGCAGATATTAGAGAAGTCAATTTAGCTGAAAAACTAAAACATGAAAAACTCTATATAATTGAGAAGCTTGTTGATCAATATATTTATGTAGAAGTTAAGGGACAGGTCAGGAATCCAGGTGTTTATCAAATGAATCAAGGTGATTTATTAAGGGATGCTATTGATGAAGCTGGAGGTCTTAAAGAAGAGGCTTATACAAAAGAACTAAATTTGGCTAGACTTTTGGTAAACAATGAATTTATCTATATATATCATCTTGATGATATGCTAGATGAGTTTGCAGTAGAAGTTAAAGGTCAAGTGAAAAATCCAGGAGTCTACTATTTTAAACAAGAGACTAGAGTAATTGATGTAATTCAAAGTGCAGGAGGCTTTACGGACCTTTCAAATTACGAAAAGGTTAACTTATCTGAAATTGTTGAGGATGAACAAGTTATAAATATTCCTATGCTTAAAGAAGCAACTCTCTTTGCTGTTGATATTAAGGGGCAAGTTAAGTACCCAGGAGTATATTATTTAAAAGAAGGATCAAGAATTATTGATGTGATTGGTATGGCGGGTGGTTTTAGACCTGATGCAGATTCAAGTCTTGTCAACTTATCTGAATACGTATATGACGAGCAGGTTATAGAAATTAGTGAAGTGGACAATGATAAAGAATATTTTTATGTAGAATTAAGAGGGCAAGTCATTTTACCTGGGATATATAGCTTTTTACCAGGAGAAAGATTAATTTCTATAATCAATAGAGCAGGTGGGTTAACGGCTAAAGCCGATATAGACAATATGAATTTGACAAGACAATTGGAAGATCAAGAGGTAATTGTTGTTCCTAGTATTTATGAAGAAAAAATATATGTTCAAGTTTCTGGAGAAGTTTTTAATCCTGGTTCTTACTTAGTCCCAAGAGGGATTGATATGATAGACCTATTAGAAATTGCAGGAGGATTAACAGTTTATGCAGACTATGAATATATTGACTTTTATCAAGTATTTTATTCAAATTCATCAGTCTACATTCCAAGTATTCCATCTACTGAAGTCATAACTGAAGAGGTGACTACACAAATTCCAGATCTACCAAATAACCCTTCAGGAAAAGTCAATATTAACCTTGCGACTAGGGAAGAACTACAAACATTGACTGGTATAGGTGTTATTCTAGCTGAAAGAATTATAGATTATCGTATGCAGCATGGTTTCTTTGAAAATATAGAAGGTATTATGAGTGTTAGTGGTATAGGAACAAGTATCTATGAAAATATTAAAGACCATATTACAGTCTAA